Proteins co-encoded in one Rhodococcus sp. PAMC28707 genomic window:
- a CDS encoding helicase-related protein: MTELNVAPGSIVVVRDEEWLVTSAEQGSDGWLVKARGLTELVKDTTASFYSSLDRIEVQNPRDAEVIADASSGYRDSRLWLESLLRKTPFPYGDQTLTVSTQMLADSLGYQRAAVAKALDPRHIRPRILIADAVGLGKTLEIGMILSELVRRGRGERILIVTPKHVLEQMQHELWCRFALPFVRLDSAGIQKVRQKLPATRNPFTYFKRAIISIDTLKSPRYKAHLQRHHWDAVVIDESHNLTNVGTQNNELARVLAPNTEALILASATPHNGKEESFAELLRLLDPTAVAPDGTFTKEDVDSLLIRRHRHHPEVAAEVGSDWAERAEPIHKLVAPSIAEDAVAQELSQVWLHPADGGSPYSGETKALFPWTLAKAFLSSPAALAESIKLRRAKLDAGVPAQARELTALTTLGELNAQAMGESAGKQAALVERLKEIGVGARSSTRAVVFAERVATLRWLKEHLPKALGLKAENVAMLHGGLSDVEQQEIVDSFKLQTSPIRVLVTGDVASEGVNLHAQCHHLIHFDIPWSLIRIEQRNGRIDRYGQKHPPVISSLILEPSDPDFSGDLRVLSRLLERENLAHGTLGDVASLMGKHSVTDEENAIRDVLIGKSTLDDHIRDVDDLTAGDDLDAFFAQFDLDETTKDAPKAGLPQAPRQSLYVDDMTFLDEALRAAFHDVPHATLKAGGVGWKIHANHAVAELTPPPDLRQRLGQLPQNYLQHGKVLERLTLATSLEVGNAQLSAAREGKGVAGTTWPEAHYLGPLHPVLDWASDRALSALGRNQIFAILGDVDYPTVLLMGTLMNRRGQLISRVFSTAEFPNPNNPSFCVVETRAELDFLTSTTGLKPGSANPGQIHAAAQYRALVPIAVDEAKSAMQMVLDAQESAATERLDRWGQRADRWYKGAEQLELFGGERKKVDSLSRRIAEEQRLAETLAPTQQLVRPLLVIVPAVQSSGKEH, from the coding sequence ATCACCGAATTGAACGTCGCCCCTGGATCGATCGTGGTGGTACGTGACGAGGAGTGGCTTGTCACGTCCGCCGAGCAGGGTTCGGACGGCTGGTTGGTCAAAGCCCGTGGCCTCACTGAGTTGGTGAAGGACACGACCGCGTCGTTCTATTCGAGCCTCGACCGAATCGAGGTGCAGAACCCGCGGGATGCCGAGGTCATCGCCGACGCGTCGTCGGGCTACCGTGATTCGCGGCTGTGGCTGGAGTCGCTGTTGCGGAAGACCCCTTTCCCTTACGGCGACCAGACCTTGACGGTCTCGACGCAGATGCTGGCCGACTCGCTCGGCTATCAGCGCGCTGCGGTTGCGAAGGCCCTCGATCCACGGCACATTCGGCCCCGAATCTTGATCGCGGACGCTGTGGGTCTCGGCAAGACCCTCGAGATCGGCATGATCCTGTCGGAGCTTGTCCGGCGAGGCCGCGGCGAGCGCATCTTGATCGTGACGCCAAAGCATGTACTCGAGCAGATGCAACATGAGCTGTGGTGCCGGTTCGCGTTGCCATTTGTTCGTCTGGATTCGGCGGGCATCCAGAAGGTGCGGCAGAAGCTGCCTGCTACCCGTAACCCGTTCACTTACTTCAAGCGGGCGATCATCTCGATCGATACTCTGAAGAGTCCCCGGTACAAAGCGCACCTGCAGCGGCATCACTGGGACGCGGTGGTGATCGACGAGTCGCACAACTTGACGAACGTCGGCACCCAGAACAACGAGCTGGCCCGTGTCCTGGCCCCCAACACCGAGGCGTTGATCCTCGCCTCTGCGACGCCGCACAACGGCAAAGAAGAATCCTTCGCGGAGCTACTTCGCTTACTCGATCCGACAGCGGTTGCACCGGACGGCACCTTCACTAAAGAAGATGTCGACTCACTACTGATTCGCCGCCATCGTCACCACCCCGAGGTCGCGGCCGAGGTCGGTAGCGACTGGGCCGAGCGTGCAGAGCCGATACACAAGCTCGTTGCCCCATCGATAGCGGAAGATGCTGTTGCTCAGGAGCTCTCGCAAGTGTGGTTGCACCCCGCTGACGGCGGCTCTCCATACTCGGGTGAGACCAAGGCATTGTTTCCATGGACGCTGGCGAAGGCGTTCCTCTCCTCCCCCGCGGCGCTTGCGGAGTCGATCAAGCTGCGTCGCGCCAAGCTCGATGCCGGTGTCCCGGCCCAGGCTCGCGAGTTGACCGCACTGACTACCTTGGGCGAGCTGAACGCACAGGCCATGGGCGAATCCGCCGGCAAGCAGGCCGCCCTTGTGGAGCGTTTGAAAGAAATCGGCGTGGGGGCAAGGTCGTCGACGCGGGCTGTGGTGTTCGCCGAACGCGTGGCGACATTGCGCTGGTTGAAGGAGCATTTGCCGAAGGCGCTGGGCCTCAAAGCCGAAAACGTGGCAATGTTGCATGGCGGGTTGTCCGATGTGGAACAACAAGAAATAGTGGACAGCTTCAAACTGCAGACTTCCCCGATCCGGGTGCTGGTGACTGGGGACGTTGCGTCCGAGGGAGTGAACCTTCATGCGCAGTGCCATCACCTGATCCACTTCGACATACCGTGGTCGCTGATTCGAATCGAGCAGCGTAACGGCCGTATCGACCGCTACGGGCAAAAGCACCCTCCAGTGATCTCGTCACTCATCCTCGAACCGTCGGACCCGGACTTCTCCGGCGACCTCAGGGTGCTGTCACGGCTTCTCGAGCGAGAGAACCTGGCACACGGCACCCTCGGTGACGTCGCGTCGCTGATGGGCAAGCATTCGGTGACCGACGAGGAGAATGCCATCCGCGATGTCCTGATCGGGAAGTCAACCCTCGACGATCACATTCGCGACGTCGATGATCTGACCGCCGGTGACGACCTGGACGCATTTTTCGCCCAGTTCGACTTGGACGAGACCACGAAGGACGCGCCGAAAGCCGGACTGCCGCAAGCCCCTCGGCAAAGCCTCTACGTCGATGACATGACCTTTCTCGACGAGGCCCTCAGGGCTGCTTTCCACGACGTTCCACATGCCACGCTTAAAGCCGGCGGAGTCGGCTGGAAAATACATGCGAATCATGCAGTGGCGGAACTGACGCCACCACCTGACCTGCGCCAGCGCCTCGGGCAACTGCCGCAGAACTACCTCCAACACGGCAAAGTTCTGGAACGCCTGACTCTTGCGACGTCGCTGGAAGTAGGCAATGCACAGCTCTCGGCCGCCCGAGAAGGCAAGGGCGTGGCCGGGACGACGTGGCCCGAGGCGCACTATCTCGGTCCGTTGCATCCAGTTCTGGATTGGGCGAGTGATCGCGCGTTGAGCGCTTTGGGCCGAAACCAGATCTTCGCAATCCTCGGCGACGTCGACTACCCTACGGTGTTGCTGATGGGCACGTTGATGAACCGTCGAGGACAGCTAATTTCGCGCGTGTTCTCGACAGCCGAGTTCCCGAACCCGAACAACCCATCGTTCTGTGTAGTGGAGACCCGCGCGGAACTCGACTTCCTCACATCCACCACAGGACTGAAGCCAGGTTCCGCCAATCCCGGGCAAATACACGCGGCCGCGCAGTATCGCGCACTTGTGCCGATTGCCGTAGACGAGGCGAAATCAGCAATGCAGATGGTCCTCGATGCGCAGGAGTCCGCTGCGACCGAGCGGCTGGACCGTTGGGGTCAGCGCGCAGACCGATGGTACAAAGGCGCCGAACAGCTCGAATTGTTCGGCGGAGAACGCAAGAAAGTTGATTCGCTCTCCCGTCGGATCGCGGAGGAGCAGCGTCTCGCTGAGACCCTTGCCCCCACTCAGCAGCTTGTTCGTCCACTGCTTGTTATCGTTCCCGCTGTTCAGAGCTCAGGAAAGGAACACTAG
- a CDS encoding DEAD/DEAH box helicase, which translates to MTDRLDPLAAGAAIEAGYKRYLKTLLAPRDPALAAAFDTAIDESTLLTKGPLLELTPPYAPGVSLADLVADGTLHRDFPQLASDALPMDRPLYKHQEAAIRKVVAGRNLVVSTGTGSGKTESFLLPILNSLMQERANGTLGPGVRALLLYPMNALANDQLKRLRGLLTGMPDITFGRYTGETLQSTRDAESGFRSSNPGQEPLPNEMLSRDQMRIAPPHILLTNYAMLEYLLLRPADLELFDGEHSGTWKFIALDEAHVYDGAQGAEVALLLRRLRERVGRARPLQCIATSASLTGRTPETQGIEATTFAHNLFDVPFEFIDGESSRQDLVTPTRLKRRDTPDWTIDDQLLLGLVDPDAPLDAVAAHHSNGDPATALHAEHRTADLQSILARGPVAVRELESRMWPGDPNAIRKLEALVALGSRVHDRSGNPVLSARYHLFVRATEGAFVVFTDDGPSVVLGRHEVDPDTGRAVFEFGTCQRCGAVHLAGDRETVKGREYFRPVKREDRVRWLVLTDTTGDGLIDEDEATLSEDGAEETETSIRRLCAGCGALGTGACIDTKCPGGPSLGVREHTRTSAVMSKCTECGARSRQVIRRLRTDTNAAPAVITTALYQHIPAAVDKTVKEVGEGRKLLMFSDSRQAAAFAAPYLEKTYGRMLERRYLTMVLTDPRYRDDELSAEDLADYASKKARDAYHFEESVTRRTIERTVNPWVMAELMALDTRQSLEGLGLMGVRMFRSRRTELPPAFEKLGMNPKEAWGFLSELLKAVRLQGAMTLLDSVDIKQEIFEPRNTQIYVRSMNSDATKRIISWLPAGRPGTTNNRILLARKVLAALDTTMPVEKFLGGCWRFLLDEGYIRLVPHKTAGDVYQVDHEKLRIVAGDDCEWHQCSACRRLTINNVRGVCPFGGCDGTLRKFVVPAPEDDTNHYRNMYRTLRPAPLSAMEHTAQWESKKAAAIQKDFIDGKVNVLSCSTTFELGVDVGDLQAVVLRNMPPRTANYVQRAGRAGRRAASAALVLTYAKRSSHDLSKYQNPESMIAGEMRIPWIPIENERIARRHAHSIALAAYFRHRYENDDVTWKYAGEFFSPSSDGQDSPGAQVRMFLTPVPDRVKSAIEEVIPPSIASVVGIEDDSWVDRLCERLSFAEQEMRNDIDTYQELIDQAIGSKNLGLGARLQRTLKTIESRQLLGYLANKNILPKYGFPVDTVELRTTHCEGDVGASLQLSRDLSQAIYDYAPGNQVVAGGKLWTSRGLQKLPKRELVELKYRTCAACQQFQCGNELDVEEVCPSCQQQFGKIRRFVVPEFGFVADRRVEDVKPEPPQRRWGGSSYVENLGDISDPFPWHSTGGVEVLARAGTRAQMVVISDGGGVGFQLCGWCGWAAPMDKKSSKSVHKHPVTDKSCEGTTRIVSLAHRYETDVAEFSFGSIAYDNDSVGRWLSVLYALLEGASEALEISRDDIDGTLSWTPDGRRSFVLFDTVPAGAGATKKIAENLEKVILFAVDRVTRCDCGEETSCYGCLRSFRNERYHDQLSRKGALSIFAELKVEATPEVVDGPWGETLPCTSQSVIELLLELSLRGVVKPELGIDLGEHYWPVEALWNDPKVVLVEGSDDDRDSGLAVEGFTVVGVENTTADELVPLLITA; encoded by the coding sequence ATGACAGATCGGCTCGACCCACTCGCTGCCGGTGCCGCAATCGAAGCGGGATACAAGCGGTATCTCAAAACGCTTCTTGCACCACGTGATCCAGCGCTAGCAGCAGCATTCGACACTGCGATCGACGAGTCGACACTGCTGACCAAAGGCCCACTTCTGGAGTTGACGCCGCCGTACGCGCCCGGCGTCTCACTTGCGGATCTTGTTGCAGACGGCACCTTGCATCGCGACTTCCCACAGCTGGCAAGTGATGCCCTCCCGATGGATCGGCCCCTCTATAAGCATCAGGAGGCCGCGATTCGAAAGGTGGTTGCTGGTCGTAACCTCGTCGTCAGCACTGGAACCGGATCCGGCAAGACAGAGAGCTTCCTGTTGCCAATCCTCAACTCCCTGATGCAGGAACGGGCCAACGGCACGCTTGGTCCGGGGGTGCGCGCGCTATTGCTGTATCCGATGAATGCACTCGCCAATGATCAGCTCAAGCGCCTACGCGGACTGCTCACCGGCATGCCCGATATTACCTTCGGCCGCTATACCGGTGAAACACTGCAAAGCACAAGAGATGCCGAATCGGGGTTCCGATCCTCGAACCCAGGCCAGGAACCGCTGCCGAACGAAATGCTCAGCCGCGACCAGATGCGCATCGCGCCCCCGCATATCTTGCTAACCAACTACGCGATGCTCGAGTACCTGCTCTTACGGCCGGCCGACCTCGAACTCTTCGACGGTGAACACTCGGGCACATGGAAATTCATTGCCCTCGACGAGGCACACGTGTACGACGGTGCACAGGGTGCAGAGGTTGCGTTGTTACTTCGGCGGCTGCGTGAGCGGGTCGGCCGAGCGCGACCGCTGCAGTGCATCGCAACTTCTGCATCACTCACTGGCCGGACGCCCGAGACCCAGGGCATCGAAGCGACGACATTCGCCCACAACCTATTCGATGTTCCGTTCGAGTTCATCGATGGCGAATCCAGCCGTCAGGACCTTGTCACCCCAACCCGGCTGAAGCGCCGGGACACACCCGACTGGACGATCGACGACCAACTCCTTCTTGGCCTCGTTGACCCCGACGCCCCATTGGACGCAGTTGCTGCACATCACTCGAATGGTGATCCTGCTACCGCATTGCACGCTGAACATCGCACAGCTGATCTCCAGTCGATACTCGCGCGTGGGCCTGTTGCCGTGCGCGAGCTGGAAAGTCGCATGTGGCCGGGTGATCCCAATGCCATTCGGAAATTGGAGGCGCTGGTTGCACTCGGCTCGCGCGTGCACGACAGAAGCGGTAACCCCGTGTTGTCCGCTCGATATCACCTGTTCGTCCGCGCGACGGAGGGTGCGTTCGTGGTGTTCACCGATGACGGGCCCTCTGTAGTTTTGGGTCGTCACGAGGTCGACCCGGATACTGGTCGCGCGGTGTTCGAGTTCGGAACCTGCCAGCGATGCGGTGCAGTCCACCTGGCAGGAGACCGCGAAACCGTCAAAGGGCGTGAGTATTTTCGTCCGGTGAAGCGTGAAGACCGCGTCCGGTGGCTTGTATTGACAGACACCACAGGTGACGGACTCATCGACGAAGACGAAGCCACCCTTTCGGAGGATGGTGCCGAGGAGACTGAAACCAGTATTCGGCGTTTGTGCGCTGGGTGCGGTGCACTCGGCACCGGTGCGTGCATCGATACGAAATGCCCGGGTGGACCGTCGCTTGGTGTGCGTGAACACACGAGAACATCGGCGGTCATGAGCAAATGCACCGAATGTGGTGCCCGGTCGCGTCAGGTGATCCGTCGGCTCCGTACCGACACGAACGCGGCTCCGGCAGTAATCACCACGGCGCTCTACCAACACATTCCAGCGGCGGTCGACAAGACCGTTAAGGAGGTCGGCGAAGGGCGCAAGCTCCTGATGTTCTCGGACTCCCGCCAAGCGGCTGCATTCGCTGCGCCGTACCTCGAAAAAACTTACGGCCGTATGCTCGAACGCCGTTACTTGACCATGGTGCTTACCGATCCGAGATACCGCGACGACGAGTTGTCAGCGGAGGACCTTGCGGACTACGCCTCCAAAAAGGCGCGCGACGCTTATCATTTCGAGGAATCAGTCACCCGTCGGACAATCGAACGCACAGTCAACCCGTGGGTGATGGCCGAGTTGATGGCACTGGACACGCGCCAGTCGCTGGAAGGCCTCGGATTGATGGGTGTGCGAATGTTTCGTTCTCGCCGCACGGAGCTGCCTCCAGCTTTCGAGAAGCTCGGAATGAACCCAAAAGAAGCATGGGGCTTTCTAAGCGAACTGCTCAAAGCCGTTCGCTTGCAGGGCGCAATGACCCTTCTCGACAGCGTCGACATCAAGCAAGAAATATTTGAACCCCGGAACACCCAGATCTACGTCCGGTCGATGAATTCCGATGCAACCAAACGAATCATTAGTTGGTTGCCGGCCGGTCGACCCGGAACAACGAACAACCGAATTTTGCTGGCTCGCAAGGTCCTCGCCGCGCTGGATACGACAATGCCTGTCGAGAAGTTCCTAGGAGGCTGCTGGAGATTTCTGCTTGATGAGGGCTACATCCGCCTGGTTCCGCACAAGACTGCAGGGGATGTCTACCAGGTAGACCACGAGAAGCTCCGTATCGTCGCCGGAGATGACTGCGAGTGGCATCAGTGCTCGGCGTGTCGGCGTCTCACCATCAACAATGTCCGGGGCGTCTGCCCGTTCGGCGGATGTGACGGAACTTTGCGGAAGTTCGTGGTGCCGGCACCGGAAGACGACACGAACCATTACCGGAACATGTACCGAACGCTGCGTCCGGCGCCACTGTCTGCAATGGAACACACCGCGCAGTGGGAATCCAAGAAAGCAGCCGCAATTCAGAAGGACTTCATCGATGGAAAGGTGAACGTGCTCTCGTGCTCGACGACGTTCGAACTTGGTGTCGACGTAGGTGACCTGCAAGCAGTGGTATTGCGTAACATGCCGCCGAGGACGGCGAACTACGTGCAGCGCGCCGGCCGCGCGGGTCGTCGTGCCGCCTCGGCGGCACTCGTTCTGACCTACGCTAAGCGCAGTTCCCACGATCTCTCGAAATATCAGAACCCGGAGTCGATGATCGCCGGTGAGATGCGGATCCCGTGGATTCCCATCGAGAACGAGAGGATCGCTAGGCGCCACGCACATTCGATCGCCCTGGCGGCGTACTTCCGACACCGCTATGAGAACGATGACGTGACCTGGAAGTACGCGGGTGAGTTCTTTTCGCCGAGCAGTGACGGCCAGGATTCCCCGGGAGCACAAGTACGGATGTTCCTGACCCCGGTTCCAGACCGCGTGAAATCTGCAATTGAGGAAGTCATCCCGCCGTCGATCGCGTCAGTGGTCGGGATCGAAGACGACAGCTGGGTGGATCGGTTGTGTGAACGCTTGTCGTTTGCCGAGCAAGAAATGCGTAACGACATCGACACGTACCAGGAACTCATCGACCAGGCGATTGGGTCGAAGAATCTTGGACTCGGTGCCCGCCTTCAGCGAACGTTGAAAACCATCGAGAGCCGTCAGCTTCTTGGGTACCTGGCGAACAAGAATATTTTGCCGAAGTACGGGTTTCCCGTTGACACGGTCGAATTGCGTACCACCCACTGCGAGGGTGATGTGGGTGCGTCGCTCCAGCTCTCTCGTGATCTAAGCCAAGCGATCTACGACTACGCTCCGGGCAACCAGGTGGTCGCAGGCGGTAAACTCTGGACTTCGCGCGGCCTGCAGAAACTTCCAAAACGCGAACTCGTCGAACTCAAGTACCGCACATGCGCGGCATGTCAGCAGTTTCAGTGCGGCAACGAACTTGACGTTGAGGAGGTGTGTCCGAGCTGCCAACAGCAATTCGGAAAGATTCGGCGATTCGTTGTACCCGAGTTCGGCTTCGTTGCCGATCGCAGGGTCGAGGATGTAAAACCCGAACCACCGCAGCGACGTTGGGGGGGGAGTAGCTACGTCGAGAATCTCGGCGACATCAGTGATCCGTTCCCCTGGCATTCCACGGGAGGAGTCGAGGTGCTGGCCCGGGCAGGCACACGTGCTCAGATGGTGGTCATTTCCGATGGTGGCGGAGTCGGTTTCCAACTCTGTGGCTGGTGCGGCTGGGCAGCTCCGATGGACAAGAAGTCGAGCAAGAGCGTCCATAAGCACCCAGTCACAGACAAATCGTGCGAGGGCACTACTCGCATAGTCTCGTTGGCTCACCGCTACGAGACGGACGTCGCAGAATTCTCGTTCGGATCAATTGCTTACGACAACGACTCGGTCGGTCGTTGGTTGTCCGTCCTGTACGCGCTTCTCGAGGGTGCCTCAGAAGCGCTGGAAATCAGCCGTGACGATATCGATGGAACACTGTCGTGGACACCAGATGGCCGCAGGAGTTTTGTCTTGTTCGATACGGTTCCCGCCGGCGCCGGCGCCACGAAGAAGATTGCAGAGAATCTTGAAAAGGTCATCCTGTTCGCGGTCGATCGCGTCACCAGATGCGACTGTGGTGAGGAGACGTCGTGCTACGGCTGCCTGCGGTCATTCCGCAACGAGCGTTACCACGATCAGTTGTCGCGGAAGGGTGCGCTTTCGATCTTCGCCGAACTCAAGGTTGAGGCGACGCCAGAGGTTGTCGACGGCCCCTGGGGGGAGACCCTCCCGTGTACCTCGCAGTCTGTCATCGAGCTACTGTTGGAGCTATCTCTTCGCGGCGTCGTGAAACCGGAGCTCGGAATCGACCTTGGAGAACACTATTGGCCGGTCGAGGCCCTGTGGAATGACCCCAAGGTTGTGCTGGTCGAAGGTAGCGACGACGACCGAGACAGCGGTTTGGCAGTCGAAGGTTTTACCGTCGTCGGGGTCGAGAACACCACGGCCGACGAGTTGGTGCCGCTGCTGATTACGGCCTGA
- a CDS encoding PD-(D/E)XK nuclease family protein — translation MSRDLYLRLSGAVSRAKAEAPLAQVTIIVPTRGAIRDVIQHLARHGGVANVRVLTVDLAVAKLAAPALSPRLALPFPLLDASVQKVLIDDPGVFAGVSDQPITAEALAAASRTLGSVANPEAPDATPLVRDMLRVHAASAGAHSSTHYLSHEAYAAAAQRISELGAVIVFLPNAADVGAAEFLRTLSEYGEVIQPTDEPLGTMVLHASDADDEIRSVARLVRKHIAGGTPGHRIGVYYANADPYLRLIHEHFGGIRIEFAGEQCHTLKHRPVARSLKRLLSIDTDTLPRRELLSILSERAVRWLDDAGTPLSLRRAERLTRSSIKIVGGLDWERLAAIEPDHHYAEVAGSLYALVTALRVDLTAIAESDSWFAASDNLIALLERYFTATSTRADDPSSADINALTTICREIGVMDGIAPPPTASGIVNAISVRIDALPEAVGTTSSAVTVGPLSAGAGRDFDVCVVVGAAEGILPATRREDPLLPSELVGRTLADEIQHQKAQFLATLASGQQHRIVSFPRGSMRGGAEKVPSRWLMPTLDALSGSKIGVVDWQKQTADVEAIVTVESFDVSTQTVDRRIGDSAASETEWRLRALAEVSACDRRGALEDPIVAAGMELRSDRLHGEFTRFNGNISHIENAVKFFDAPVSTSRLEEWVDSPYRFFIKTILGVDTLDDPDDAAQLDPLTRGDLIHLSLERYVQATIDGLDATLDRLIEISEEVLADARVDAPGWLPQLWEKDSSIIRRELVEWFELDRADRADGWTPVHVERDFGVEPDVVLLDVMGEQVAFAGKIDRIDRHTDGRIRVTDYKSGQATSYKKLSESEPTDGGTKFQLPVYGLLALTMGNNVTTRYWFVNHKANYETIGYQLTDAAVDVLKADIFRVHRMIRAGYFPPRPPASHWANPLVDLLGKSGLERAWSSLRDVPELADYRAKYGD, via the coding sequence ATGAGTCGCGACCTTTACTTGCGACTTTCCGGAGCGGTGTCTAGGGCGAAAGCCGAGGCACCGCTGGCGCAGGTCACGATAATCGTCCCCACCCGCGGCGCGATACGTGACGTCATCCAACACCTCGCACGACACGGCGGCGTCGCCAACGTCCGGGTTCTTACTGTGGATCTTGCTGTCGCCAAGCTCGCAGCACCTGCCCTGTCACCCAGACTGGCGCTACCGTTTCCGCTGCTGGATGCCTCCGTGCAGAAGGTACTCATCGACGACCCGGGTGTGTTCGCAGGTGTTTCAGACCAACCCATTACCGCCGAGGCGTTGGCTGCAGCGTCGCGCACCTTGGGCTCGGTAGCGAACCCCGAGGCTCCGGATGCCACACCGCTCGTCCGTGACATGCTCCGCGTGCACGCAGCCTCCGCTGGTGCCCACTCCAGCACGCACTACTTGTCCCACGAGGCCTACGCGGCCGCAGCGCAACGCATCAGCGAGCTCGGAGCGGTCATCGTCTTCTTACCCAACGCAGCCGACGTCGGAGCGGCCGAATTCCTGCGCACGCTATCCGAATACGGCGAAGTCATACAGCCGACCGACGAACCGCTCGGCACCATGGTCCTCCACGCGTCTGACGCCGACGACGAAATCCGATCGGTCGCCAGACTCGTACGAAAGCACATAGCCGGCGGAACACCGGGCCATCGCATCGGCGTGTACTACGCCAATGCCGACCCGTACCTGCGTCTGATCCACGAGCACTTCGGCGGCATCCGAATCGAGTTCGCCGGCGAGCAATGCCACACACTCAAGCACCGACCAGTTGCGCGGTCTTTGAAACGACTGCTCAGCATCGACACCGACACGCTGCCCCGACGTGAGCTGCTGTCGATCCTGTCCGAACGTGCCGTCCGTTGGTTGGACGACGCAGGAACACCCTTGTCGTTGCGGCGCGCGGAACGCCTGACGCGGTCCAGCATCAAGATCGTCGGCGGCCTCGACTGGGAACGGCTCGCCGCCATCGAGCCGGATCACCACTACGCGGAAGTTGCAGGATCGCTGTACGCACTGGTGACTGCCCTACGTGTCGACCTCACCGCGATCGCCGAATCCGACTCGTGGTTTGCAGCATCCGACAACCTGATCGCACTGCTCGAGCGCTACTTCACTGCAACATCGACTCGTGCAGACGATCCTTCGTCCGCAGACATCAACGCACTGACCACCATCTGCCGCGAAATCGGTGTCATGGATGGCATCGCACCGCCGCCGACTGCATCTGGAATCGTCAATGCGATCTCGGTACGAATCGATGCGTTGCCGGAGGCCGTCGGAACCACGTCGTCGGCCGTCACCGTCGGCCCGCTTTCCGCCGGGGCGGGACGAGACTTCGACGTCTGCGTCGTCGTCGGTGCGGCCGAAGGCATACTCCCGGCCACGCGACGCGAAGATCCGCTGCTGCCGAGCGAATTGGTGGGTCGCACGCTCGCAGACGAGATCCAGCACCAGAAGGCGCAATTCCTGGCCACGTTGGCGTCAGGGCAGCAGCACCGCATCGTGTCCTTCCCGCGCGGGAGTATGCGCGGGGGAGCGGAGAAGGTGCCGTCGCGTTGGCTCATGCCCACACTCGATGCGTTGTCCGGAAGCAAGATCGGCGTCGTCGACTGGCAGAAGCAGACTGCAGACGTCGAGGCCATCGTCACGGTCGAATCGTTCGACGTCTCGACGCAGACTGTAGATCGTCGCATCGGCGACAGTGCCGCGTCGGAAACTGAATGGCGACTTCGTGCATTGGCCGAGGTTTCAGCATGTGATCGGCGGGGCGCACTCGAAGACCCAATTGTCGCTGCAGGAATGGAACTTCGCAGCGACAGGCTGCACGGCGAATTCACTCGCTTCAACGGCAACATCTCTCACATCGAGAACGCTGTGAAGTTCTTCGATGCTCCGGTGTCGACGAGCAGGCTCGAAGAGTGGGTGGACAGTCCTTACCGCTTCTTCATCAAGACGATTCTTGGTGTCGATACGCTCGATGACCCCGACGACGCTGCGCAGCTCGATCCGCTGACCCGTGGCGATCTGATTCACCTTTCCCTAGAACGCTATGTGCAGGCAACGATCGACGGTCTCGACGCCACACTCGATCGGCTGATCGAGATTTCCGAAGAAGTGCTTGCCGACGCCCGCGTCGACGCGCCAGGATGGCTGCCGCAACTGTGGGAGAAGGACAGCAGCATCATTCGTCGCGAACTCGTCGAGTGGTTCGAACTCGACCGGGCCGATCGTGCCGACGGGTGGACACCGGTGCACGTCGAGCGGGATTTCGGTGTCGAGCCTGACGTGGTTTTGCTCGATGTGATGGGCGAGCAAGTTGCGTTCGCAGGCAAGATCGACCGCATCGATCGGCACACCGATGGACGAATTCGAGTTACCGACTACAAGTCCGGCCAGGCGACGTCGTACAAAAAGCTCTCGGAATCCGAACCGACCGACGGCGGCACCAAGTTCCAGCTCCCCGTGTACGGACTACTGGCCCTGACGATGGGGAACAACGTCACGACGCGATATTGGTTCGTCAACCACAAGGCGAACTACGAGACGATCGGATACCAACTGACCGATGCCGCGGTCGACGTTTTGAAAGCCGATATCTTCCGAGTACACAGGATGATTCGAGCCGGGTACTTCCCGCCGCGCCCACCTGCCAGTCATTGGGCGAATCCGCTGGTCGATCTTCTCGGCAAATCCGGTCTCGAACGGGCGTGGTCGAGCCTGCGGGACGTGCCGGAGCTGGCCGACTACCGCGCGAAGTACGGAGACTGA